AATATCCAAGAAATACAAGTTGACTCAGAGGGGAGGCAGAATTCAAGTTTGTACTTGAAAGAAGACAAACTTGTTTGTGCTCTTTGTAACGAGGGACAAAGTAATAACATCTACAGCGGCACTTTGAtaccaaacacagagacaagaaagtaaataagtaaGAAAACGCCCAAGattttcagttcagttacaGCAGAAGACAAAGCGGCAGTAATAGCCAGATTTTTTTGTGGCTGAAGAAATCGCTTCATCATCAGAGTTTACAATGAGTCAGGCAGCGTATTAATTATGTAAAATCTGTCCTACATTTACAGCCGTCTCTTTGAAGGCAACCGTAATTCTGATGTGATGAAAGTCAATCTGACACCCCTTAATCACCGAGTAACATTACTCATCTTGCTCACTTGTCATGGTAACAGCCACTATTAATGACACGAGAGGCCATTAGCATCAAAGTCTGAACAGTGATCTCAAGGGGGGACTTCATCCTCCtctacatttttaattcatggaCTAAAAATGCTCCTTACGTGGGATGTAGGACAGCATGACGATGATGAGGCAGTAGTAGTAGTCGAACGATACGTTATACATGTTGGGGAGCCTCATGGAGTACATTCCAGATCTGCGTACGAACGGCAGAGCAGCGTAAATGGTCATCAGCTCTCCGATGACTCCCAGGGGGTACAAGACGATGAAGAGGTTGTATCTGTGAGGGGAAAGATGAGTTTTAACATCCGGCACtgtattgacacacacacacacacacacacacacacacacacacctgcaacaaACACTCCTGCAGTTaaaacacacgcatgcacacaagTCCAAACACTCAAATGCAACCTGGAATGGATGAGTTGACAATAAATGCATGCTACTATTTATGACCTAGCTTAAACTTTGAACAATTTCACGAACAAAAAGTTAGTATAAGAACTATTCACAGGGTATACAACAGTTAAAGTTTTAAAGACTTAACATGAGGATCTTTTTTAATATCTGTATTAAGTGAGAAAAGCAAATTTGGGCTTTTTATAGATCCACAGATTTTAGCCCATTTACTAAAATCTGACAGAAGTAATCCAAAAATACTATGAGCAATAATATCTTTTCAGgttaaagaatgttttttttctgcctgtctgGACGCTCAGCTTTACACAGGTAATTAAACACAATGAATCCAGTCCAGATTTGTGGTTGGAAAACTCTGATATTTGAGACTTTAACAGTCGGCTgccaaacagcagctgtcttttctttcaagACGTTTTCCTGGGCTTTGAATTCCTATCAACAGTGAGCAGGAATTTAAACACAGGTCTGTAGCCAGCGTTCAATCATTGATGTTGGAGATTATCAGCACCACAACACTGGAAAAATCAAAGACACTCCAGCAACAGGGAGCCAAGAAAAAGAGGTTTCTAATGTATTaacaggaggagcagacaggaaacagggagatAGAGAGGTATGACATGCagctcttctctgtctctctgctacAACTGCCTGTCACTTCACATACATGTGTGGTGTCCCGCCTCCCTTTGTGACAACACAAGGCCTCTCTAGTGCGACATACGTCACGACTCGGGGCTGCAGGGCTCCTGCATTGAGTCAGGACCGGACCAAAGGCTCGGGGGAGCGTCTCAGCGGATGTGAGAGAAATGTTGGGAGAACATTCCATGACCAAAACAGATGGTCTTAAAAACAGGAGCAGCTGAACATGAGCCCCTCTCCCGGGGGGCCTGGCGTCTCCTCCGTGCTTAAAGAAAGCCGTGAAGCGTGGGGGGCAGGGAGGAGACAGTGACATTCAGGGTACGAGAATCAAAATTTAGACAATAGAGTGACTGGCACAAAACTGGATTCTCTCCTGAGGAGCACGTGATGCAgtgaagcagaagaaaaaaaatcatattttcccGTCGAGCTTCTGTCTGAGGTAACACGGAGACAAAACAATGTCTCGCCTTGTAAACAAGTTGATGTAATATGTAAACTTCAGTATTCTGAGATCTGTAAGATGCCAAGCCTGTGTGTTGGACAGCTATCAATGTGTACAGCTGACGTTCCTCCAAACGACTCCAATTTCAGCTGAGCTACAGTAGCAGAGGGCCAGAACGCCACGTCACACCTGCTCCTCATACAGTAGCAGGCAGGCTGCATTATGTCACTCTACAGTCGATCGTCATCAGGTCCCGCTGATAATCAGTGCAGCTGTTACAGTTCCATTTTTCTTTATGCTGATAATTAAGATAAtcatcatgatatgagactatatatcgTCTTAGATTATGGATATTGGTCAATCCTGATATGACACAAGagtttcttttcatgttttaaaggctgaattacAATAAAAGTATGTGATTTTCAGAACTTGCAAGACTTTTCATCTTGTTTCAACACTTTCCTTTACTAACTTACTCATTATATCCATATTTATGATTGAaatcatattatatataattaagCATTTATTTATGCACTCATAATTTGTGAAAATACCAGTATCCATCCATACAATACCCAGGAATTAAGTCCAAAATATCAAGAAATTTGATTTTGTCTGAGACTTTCTGAGCGTAATCAGAGACGAGACAAACCAAGAGACAGCGGTCGTACGACACATATCCTGCCCCTTCCCCCCAAAGGCCAAACTGGGAAACATATCAGCCAATTGAGTTATTGCAGTGGCGTAAGAACACAGTTGAAATTCCCAACAGTTTCCACTTATTTGGTTCTGGCTCTCTCCCTGTGCACTTAGACAGTGGCCTGGTCTTGTTAGCCTGATATAACTGCACACGGAGGCGCTGGCAAGATGGCTGCCGATTGGCAAAATTTCCCTAAAAAATGACTTTGCTGTCAAGcgcagcaacaaaaaacatgactgaaaacaaaagtaaaactgctACCAGCTCCACAGCGAACGAGTTAGTTTCAGAGAAGGCAGATGTACAACAAGTAACAGAAATGTAGTATAAGGGGGCAACACAACAAACTTATTTCACTGCCTCAAGCAGAGAAGCAACTGGTTGAGTAGGAGacatttcaatttctttttttttttaattcttaaataCGTGTTAAAACAGCCATAAATGTCCTCCTGTCTTTTGCACTGTCTGTTCTCAGTGATCATTACTGTCAGAGTACAATGTTAGCGGTTAGTTCGCCCACCACTGACACAGAATGGCTAATGAGGTGCTaatcaataaacacacacatgcttctgctctctgtgtgagcCAGGTGATACTTAATACACAAACGGCTGAACTACTTCCTGATGTAAAGCCGGTCTAGGCCCGTGGAGGGAAGCATGCCAGAGGTGAGATCGCCAGATCGGCGGCGACATGCTCAGATACAATGTCCGACGCGCTTATGACAATTCAAGCTCATCCCATAGGCTAACGGCATCTCCACCTGGCCCATTTGATGAAGTACGGCAGGTGGTGGAGCAGGCTGAATGTGTAGTAGGAATATCTCGTAATCTCTGTTATCGTCCACACGACCAGGAATAGGATTACACTTTCTTCACTCTGGACCTTCGTTGAGATCAGAAACAAATGGCAGATAtacagaggaaggaagaggcGTTTACATGAGGCAAACCTGACATGCACTTGTTTGGGAGCAGAGAAAGCagatatgaaacaaaacaataaagtcaAAGGTTTTATGCAACAGAtgctaaaacagaaacagagaagaagccTTGTTTGATTTAATCTGTCCAGGGAGGGAGTGTGAGAATCCATCTTTGCTTAGAGAATATTAGTTATTACTATGACTAGACAGTACAGCCGAGTCTGTGTTGTGATCACCTGTCTGATGCTGTTGGTGATGAACCAAACCATGAAAATCCGTGAACACACTTGCACCCCGGTTACGATCACAGAAGTCCTGACAattcctgcagcagagcagtaacaaaagaaaaagacggCTGAGAGCTGTAGGTGACGGCACGGAAACACATCTGTGCACAAACTATAAACAAAAATCATTACGTACCGATGGCACAATGTCCCACCTGAAAGACAAGACACatatcaatcagaatcagaatctacAGAAAGTATCCTGAACTTTTAGTCCCCGGGATTACTGTGTTGAAGCGCAATGAACAGAAAACTAGGGTgtggtttttcatttttaaatggtggctgaaataaaatgctgcatATTCTGTGCTCCCCACGAGACAGGGACTTCTGGTGGGGGTAAAATAAAGTCCCCAGTGTCGTCTTCGTTGCAGCAAAAGTCCTGTCCTGTTTTGCCGTTTGCAAtcccttcctgtctctctgcgTCACCACTCTTTTTTAGGCATCTgtctttgcctttttgttttcccaaaGTGTATTTCTGGTAGCATTAGCTGTCACCGGGAGCTGGAACTGGTAGCTTTCCCTGCGCTATTGCCAGTAAACAGGAGGATCGTTCTCTCTGCGTGTTCATGAGCAGACAGGACagcctctttatggagttctcttTCTGATTGGATAAAGTAGGCAGGGATACaggaacatttgttttctcttttactgcatgagcaggagaggaggagagacattggttactgaccaaacactctttAACAGCATTGACTGTTGGAATaaagagctatttaacacttattttaatttagacCCTGGCTCCTCCAAAAGTTCCAGTTTCCCTCTGAGGGGAAACGCGGCTTCCTGTGTGGTGCAAGCGACAGCAAACATCGTTCTACTCGAATTCTTACCTCAACTAACGCAAAGGTCTGGAAAAACTTGAGTGTCCTTGCTATACTTCTGTACAGACCCTTGTGTGTGCCTTTCTGGATGTAGAAGCGCATCATCGCCATGGCCAGAACCAGCCACCTGCAGGAGAGAACGGTCATCATGTTATTCAGCTCTGCGTGTACAACTTTATAACACAGTAAACATGTACTTCAAATTCAAACACTAAAATAACTGTATTTCTCACAGCTCTGGCACGTGGATGTCTTTTATTTTAGGAAATATCAAGAGAAATCTTCAGGCAGAACCAAGtctacacacaaatatacacaaatccTTCAGTcaggagaaaaagggagagaaaccAAATATTTCTGTCCAGctgcctgtttgtctttttttcctgagtTGTTGCATCAACACTAACAGGCGACATCATTCTGGCACGTGCAGAAGATGTGGCTGCTCCTGCTCTTCCACGTGgtggaaataaacaacatgtgCGAGTTACGTGAGAATAAATATTTACGGGTGAGGACAGACttgataaaacatgaagaaatgggACGATTATAGTGACAAATCGTGGGTGACGCTCAGACAGTGTTTCAATTTTAATACTTTTATCAGAGCTGACTTTTGAACAGTCTGAACTCGTGTTGCAGCTTCAGGGTTATCACGCTGTGTGCACTGGCTCACCTACATTACTGAACTCTACTGAATTATTGATATCAAAGTCAATGTTTATGtcaagtttatatcaagtttcatgtctgtcgGGAGGTAACATGTCGTGAAACTatacagaaagtgttttttcagCTAAGAcaagccttttgttttcattcctttatgGGTCATTGTAactgataatgataatattagTGTAGGTAAAGCCTGAGAGCATCCATTTAGAACAATTCAAAGTTTCACCTGTTTTAAGTTGAAACTTTGTTCTATCATTAAATCCACTAGACAAACGTGTCATTAACAGATGATCACCTGGGGATCATAGTGTCCATTTGGTCAATCTGCCGCACTGTAACACGTGAGACAACAATGAACAAAACTGAAAGGACTGACAGAAGTCAACAACAGCCAACGTTAATGTAAAGCCAGATCAAAAATCTGTATATTCCTTCACTTTGGCAGAGTAAAGGTAGCTAAAGTAGGTTGGAGGCTGAACACTTGACATGCTACCAACATATAATCCAGGTGTAACATTGAAAATCCTTCATAAAAAGTCACGTCACCATCTCCCCAAACTGAACTCCTGTGTAACAGACTACAGCCGTGAAAGATTATCTCACAGAACTGTTAACGGgatcaaacaaaacagtaaagaaaatgaCCATTATACGTTCTTTAAACCACAGCACATATTTGTAATAGTTCAAACCCCAAAGACATTTAGTTAACAATCAAACAGAAGATACCTCTCACATTTGACAAAGTGGTTAGAGACCTGAAGATGAGGTTATGTCTTTCTTTAAAACAACtgcaaatacagtttattttataATCTAATCGGATGCTTTAAATGTTGGATATTCTGAGACAAATACACCAAGTATTCTGTATCTTGACTTGTGTTAACGTATAGAGGATACTGACTTTGTGactatttccatttcctgctacATTGTTCATCATTGCATTAAAAAGGGAAACACTGCACTTTTTGTCTCcacaatttgtatttgttgacTTCACTTGTGAGTTACTGATTGAGATcaataacacaaaatacaacCAGGTGATTAACTGTGATGTATTATTACTATTGACAAGACTTTGCCCTTTTCCTGACACGTTAGACTGAAGAACTTATCGATTAATCAAGACAGGGTACTCAACAGTGAAAATGGTCATTATTTGCTGCCCTGGATCAACTTTCTTCTGTATTTTATGCCGAAATTGACCTTTTTGCATCATTAAAATCTTTACTTTTCAAAGCCCATATATGTATATGCTCATGCCATTATGTTTACGTTAGATCAATATTGATTACAGAGTTTTGTACTGgtccagaataaaaaaagaccagTGAAAAACCTGTAGAGTCCTCTGCTGAAGGGACAGGACAAGTACTGACTCCAATCTGTTTGTCTTATCATATAAACACGACAAAatgttatattgtttatatatttaaaaaacaaaaacaaataaaaaaagtgccCATTGAGCATTTCAGTGTCCCAGACCGGCCTGAGCTCCAGTGTCAGGCAGTGCGCTCCGGCTATACTTATCACTGCAACTGTCGGCAGCAGTGCGGGCCTTGACGCTGACACCGTGCAGTCAGCCCTATTTGGACACGGCTGCAGCAGCCAGCCCCGTCACTTTCACCAAAcagccattcattcattttccccCCACACTCTCTCAAATACACCCCTACATTTCTCTGCGATTctacaacaaaaaaacgaaacaaaaactAATCTCTCCCTCGAGTCCTTCCTCAGCTCCGCTCGGGGCAGGCAGGCGCTAAATGTGTCGAGCTGAACTGGCACTTTGGACTCACACAGGACtataaacagcaacaacacgCTTCAGGTTTTTCAGGGAGCGGTTGGCGAACTTCTGCGCGTTTTTTTCCCTTATTAATAGGCGAccagggggaggagggaggaggggcggAATGGCGCACGTACCCGGCGGTCATGGCGATGTTGTAGAAGGTGAGCCATGCGGTCGCGACGGCGCTTTTCGTcctcttcttgttgttgttttccttctcctcaACCGTGCCGTCGTCCTCGCTGGACGCCATGGTACCGGGGGCAGGGTGGGGAAGTCAGGAGGGGGGGGAGCTGACAGCTGGGGCTGGCAGGGAGGGGAGCAGCAgggtcatccatccatctatccgCCCCCGGCGCGCCTCTCTCGCGGGACTAGTGCTGCAACAAGTGCGTGGCCTGCCGGTGGGTTACATCATGTCTCTTTACCTTGTGATAGGAAACTTTTACTCCCACCAGTGTAACGTAACTAAATACATGTACGCAAGTACTGCACTTCTCATATTTGAGGGGCTTTACTGGAGGAGCTCCATTCGCTGGTAGGCAGCTTAACTCCACTACATTCCAAAGGGAAGTACAGGACATGAACATTAATTTTATATTTACCAATACAACCCAGCAGCATGAAGTagggatgttaatgattaatgagTAATCGATTAATCGCCCCTAAGTATTTTTAACCGATTAAAAATATATCAGACAACAATCAGTGATGGGCACAAATTCTTCAGAAagtctcatgtttttttcttatcaaatttatcaaaataaaacacaaaatactagAATGAAGTAGTGCATGTCGTTGAAATACACTGAAATGCCATTTAAAATTACATAAATGAAGTCATTATCgtatgctgtgtttgtgttttatgtagCTTGTCATTCTAAGTAACTTGGAGTTTacttaatttgttattttaactcCTGGTGCAGCCTTCTCTGATTCTGATATTTCATCAAATGTAGACCATGTCAGTGGTTCAAACATATCCttaatgattaatcgattaactCATTGCTAAGGCAGCTGATCATCAAGTATGAAAAaaaggtggggaaaaaaagttatatCTCTGGTATGAACAGATGAAACGATTAGTCCAACAAGAACACAACCTGACCCCTGACACATTAAGTGATATGACTGAATAAgatatttttaagtgttttttaaaccCCAGATTATGTCTAGTATGTGTTGCATCATTGTGCAGCCTCAGACATCTAGCAGTTATCACCCTTTGCCACTAGATGGCGGTATATAAATGGGAGAAGTGCCTTTCGGTTTTCAGTGGGATCATGTGTCTTCGGTTCACAGCCACTTGGATGTTGCTGTTACTGTGGGTGTTAATCAGATCCACTTGTGTTTGCTGGTTTTGGATAATGTTGAGGTAGAAAACAGTTTCTAACAGATACAAAGCTATTGAGATCATCAGATCATCAGCGACTGATCAGAAGCATTGATTGGAGCTCTGTTTTCAAGACTAAATCATCACACTGAGATGACTGCAGTTCACATATATCCTTTAGGGTGCACAGTTAGACAAACTTTGTTTGTATCCTGTCTATAAAGAGAGTAAAGGGCCGGTCACATCACCGTCACACCAAGGTACACAATGCCTAGTGCAGTGTAAGCAGTTGGGCGAGCAGAGAGCCAGAGCTGTGCTGTGTGGAAAATGCTAGTGGAGGCAGACAATGCACTGGTCCGAGGCCTGACCAGCCCTCAGAGGGACAGGGGTCGCCTCACTGCGACAACAGCCCCCGTCTCCCTccctactttttctttttttgagctACCACAGCATGGGCTCGGGGAGGACGCTGAAGTTTGCCCTGTGCGAGGTGCTGCAGTTTGCAGGCCTGTGTGTGCCACTTTTCATCGTCATGCAGAGGTTCGCCATCATCGTAGCAAAGGTCAAAGCCTCGGCGCAGCCCCCTGGCGACGGCACCACGGCTTACTGGTTGATCGTGGCCTCCTCCATCGCCTATGTCACCTCTACTGCCCTGCTGGTCTGGGTGCCCTTGAAGTACATGGTCTTCATGAAGAAGAAGTTCCTCATTGGGAGGAAGAAGTGGTGAGTTTCTTCAGCTGGGAGCCCGGTGCAGCTCTGACCTCAGACCTGACCAGCTGGGTTGAGTATGAACAGGCCCGGAGCTGGTTTGGACTGCACTTGGCTTGTGAATACCATGAGTTAGCAAGTCCTGCAACTGCCTTTGTCTTCCttccttactttttttttgtctttcccttCCTTTGTGTTTGTATCAGGAGGCCTGTGGCCCTCGTATATGTGATCCTGTCCACACTACCCTGCTTTGCCTTTCTCATCGCCAGCTCTGAGGTACAACACgctgtggtttgttttgccATTTGTGTTATCACATCATTCTATCTGCACCCTGATCCTGAACTGTGACCTTTGTTGTTGCCAGAGTTAGTCTGTAACTGTAGATACTTTGTagttatttgtgtttatcatcCCAAAAACTTGCTTGACACTTGAAATACTTGCTACGACACCAAAATGATAAGTAGAATAAAGGTGATGATTTGTGAGGAATCTTTTAGTTCCCAGGGGAGGAATATCAAGCCGTATGGATAAGGAGCTACTGATAAGCAGCTTGGTTCCTCTTCCTGTCCGAGCTGCCCTTGTCAAATCATCTGTCCATGAGGCACATTTTCACTTCCTCGCTGGCTGCAGCCCAGGTCctatttgctgttttgtgtggCCCTTTCTAGAGCACCCGGCTGACCTTCTGGCCCCCGCTTATCTGGTGTCTTTTGCGTAAGAGCCATAAATTCTGCTAAGATGACCAGCGTGTCTGCTTTGTTCTGTGTCCTGTCAGCGTGAAGTCCTGACTCAGGCAAATGTCACAGCTGCAAATGATTTGGCCCACAAACCCAGTGCCAGAGGAGCTCAGAAATTTTAGCCACAAATGCAAATGGAGCAAAGGTGAATTGATGGATTGTGTATCTTCTGGTCAAAACTAATGATCTTCTGGCTGTTTGTCCAGGTTCAGATAAATAACAACATGAAAAGTGACACGTTCACGGAGCTCCCCGTATCACTagtcctcttctctctcatctgtaTTGACGTTGTGGAGAGGATACGCCACTGTAGACTGACCGGCCAGGGTGAGCGCAGCCCTCTGAACACATAACACAAATCACTCACTGTAGATCCTGAACTTTCCTCTGCCAACTTCTATAGTGATACCAGCCCGGCTTTACATTGCAGGAGCTCGGAGGGAACAAATGCAGCGAACAGTTCTTTATATCGTTTATCCAGAACAATTTAGAGACCCAGTGTGTACATCTTCCTCTATGCTCTGTGCCTCCAGTTGAAAAGTATTTGTGCAACTGAGGAAATGAGCAGGAAATTTCTCAGCCACTTGTAACATCAGGCAgtgaggtgtgttttttttatgtagtcATCCTTGGAAAAACTAAATCTTTTTGAGAATTTGTATAAAGTCAGCTCTCTCTTATTTTACAGGATCTTTATGATCCTCATGAAGTCTTTTCTTGCAACTTTGGCCAAACATATCTAAAGTAAAATCACGCTGAATGCTAtagttgttgtcattttagctTA
This is a stretch of genomic DNA from Acanthopagrus latus isolate v.2019 chromosome 19, fAcaLat1.1, whole genome shotgun sequence. It encodes these proteins:
- the hacd1 gene encoding very-long-chain (3R)-3-hydroxyacyl-CoA dehydratase 1 isoform X1, giving the protein MASSEDDGTVEEKENNNKKRTKSAVATAWLTFYNIAMTAGWLVLAMAMMRFYIQKGTHKGLYRSIARTLKFFQTFALVEVGHCAIGIVRTSVIVTGVQVCSRIFMVWFITNSIRQVQSEESVILFLVVWTITEITRYSYYTFSLLHHLPYFIKWARYNLFIVLYPLGVIGELMTIYAALPFVRRSGMYSMRLPNMYNVSFDYYYCLIIVMLSYIPLFPQLYFHMLRQRRRVLHGEVIVEKDD
- the hacd1 gene encoding very-long-chain (3R)-3-hydroxyacyl-CoA dehydratase 1 isoform X2: MAMMRFYIQKGTHKGLYRSIARTLKFFQTFALVEVGHCAIGIVRTSVIVTGVQVCSRIFMVWFITNSIRQVQSEESVILFLVVWTITEITRYSYYTFSLLHHLPYFIKWARYNLFIVLYPLGVIGELMTIYAALPFVRRSGMYSMRLPNMYNVSFDYYYCLIIVMLSYIPLFPQLYFHMLRQRRRVLHGEVIVEKDD